From Drosophila nasuta strain 15112-1781.00 chromosome X, ASM2355853v1, whole genome shotgun sequence, one genomic window encodes:
- the LOC132796262 gene encoding partitioning defective protein 6, with product MSKNKINTTSATAASAESTLIEVKSKFDAEFRRWSFKRHETEQSFDKFATLVEQLHKLSNIQFLILYIDPRDNDLLPINNDDNFGRALKTARPLLRVIVQRKDDLNEYSGFGTMKPRNLIGSILGHTPVKTKAPSISIPHDFRQVSAIIDVDIVPETHRRVRLLKHGSDKPLGFYIRDGTSVRVTASGLEKQPGIFISRLVPGGLAESTGLLAVNDEVIEVNGIEVAGKTLDQVTDMMVANSSNLIITVKPANQRTLTSTHRGSFSRNSQLSSGSHHTNHTNTSDELEHDDQDDIVDLTGVTLDESPTGGGGATVTVTTTSSGAGAAGTAAHSHQSQSSSSPSTHHKQAASNASTIMASDVKDGVLHL from the exons ATGTCGAAGAATAAAATCAACACAACGTCGGCGACGGCGGCGAGCGCTGAATCGACGCTCATCGAAGTGAAATCAAAG TTCGATGCCGAGTTTCGACGCTGGAGCTTTAAACGGCACGAGACTGAACAGAGCTTCGACAAGTTCGCCACGCTCGTCGAGCAGCTGCACAAGCTGAGCAACATCCAGTTTCTCATACTTTACATCGATCCGCGGGACAACGATCTGTTGCCTatcaacaacgacgacaacttTGGGCGTGCCCTCAAAACAGCTCGTCCGCTGCTGCGTGTGATAGTGCAGCGCAAAG ATGACTTGAATGAGTATTCAGGCTTTGGCACGATGAAGCCACGCAATCTGATTGGCAGCATTTTGGGGCATACGCCAGTGAAGACCAAGGCACCATCGATATCGATACCACACGATTTCCGTCAGGTGTCCGCCATCATTGATGTGGACATTGTGCCCGAAACGCATCGTCGTGTCCGTCTGCTGAAGCATGGCAGCGATAAACCATTGGGTTTCTATATCAGAGACGGCACCTCGGTGCGTGTGACGGCCAGCGGCTTGGAGAAGCAGCCTGGCATCTTTATATCGCGTCTGGTGCCGGGCGGATTGGCCGAAAGCACCGGCTTATTGGCCGTCAACGATGAGGTGATCGAAGTCAATGGCATTGAAGTGGCTGGCAAGACGCTCGATCAG GTAACCGATATGATGGTCGCCAATAGCTCCAATTTGATCATCACAGTGAAGCCGGCCAATCAGCGTACGCTCACATCGACGCATCGCGGCAGCTTCTCGCGCAACAGTCAATTGTCCAGCGGATCGCATCACACGAATCACACAAACACCTCCGATGAGCTGGAGCACGACGATCAGGATGATATTGTTGATCTAACCGGCGTAACACTGGACGAAAGTCCAACGGGTGGCGGCGGAGCAACTGTTACAGTGACAACCACATCATCGGGAGCTGGAGCAGCTGGAACAGCAGCGCACAGTCATCAATCGCAGTCATCGTCATCACCGTCCACGCATCACAAACAGGCCGCCTCGAATGCGTCCACAATTATGGCCAGCGATGTCAAGGATGGCGTGCTGCACTTgtaa
- the LOC132796169 gene encoding ubiquitin-conjugating enzyme E2 S — translation MSSQYSNVENLSPQTIRQVMKELQDMETTPPEGIKVLINESDVTDIQALIDGPAGTPYAVGVFRVKLTLSKDFPQTPPKAYFLTKIFHPNVAANGEICVNTLKKDWKPDLGIKHILLTIKCLLIVPNPESALNEEAGKMLLERYDDYSQRARMMTEIHAQPAKCGGAAAASDAKDDDGPSTKKHAGLDKKLQDKKKEKLLKEKKRMLKRL, via the exons ATGAGTTCG CAATATTCGAACGTGGAGAATCTGTCGCCACAGACGATCAGACAGGTGATGAAGGAGCTGCAGGATATGGAGACAACGCCACCCGAAGGCATCAAGGTGCTGATCAATGAGAGCGATGTCACCGATATTCAAGCACTAATCGATGGTCCAGCTGGCACTCCATATGCCGTTGGTGTGTTTCGCGTCAAGCTGACGCTGAGCAAAGATTTCCCACAGACACCGCCGAAAGCGTATTTCCTCACCAAGATATTCCATCCGAATGTGGCCGCCAATGGCGAGATTTGTGTGAACACATTGAAAAAGGATTGGAAACCCGATTTGGGCATTAAACACATACTGCTTACGATTAAATGCCTGCTCATTGTGCCCAATCCGGAGTCGGCGCTTAACGAAGAAGCCGGCAAAATGCTTCTCGAGCGTTATGATGATTATTCGCAGCGTGCGCGCATGATGACCGAGATACATGCCCAG CCGGCCAAATGCGgaggtgctgctgctgccagcgaTGCCAAAGATGATGATGGACCATCGACGAAGAAACACGCTGGTCTTGACAAGAAGCTGCAGGATAAGAAAAAGGAGAAATTGCTGAAGGAGAAGAAGCGTATGCTCAAGAGATTATGA